Proteins found in one Neodiprion lecontei isolate iyNeoLeco1 chromosome 6, iyNeoLeco1.1, whole genome shotgun sequence genomic segment:
- the LOC107219337 gene encoding CCR4-NOT transcription complex subunit 7 — translation MPSATGGTKAAGLLKGGGMPSNEECGIRDVWGHNLDEEFRTIRQVVQQFQYVAMDTEFPGVVARPIGEFRTSADYQYQLLRCNVDLLRIIQLGLTFLDESGNTPGGSYTTWQFNFKFNLQEDMYAQDSIDMLQNSGIQFKKHEEEGIDPLDFAELLMTSGIVLVDDIKWLSFHSGYDFGYLLKLLTDQNLPQEESEFFELLRIYFPTVYDVKYLMKSCKNLKGGLQEVAEQLELQRVGPQHQAGSDSLLTGMVFFKMREMFFEDNIDDAKYCGHLYGLGTSFVVNGSGGYLDSNGDNSSSS, via the exons ATGCCATCAGCTACTG GTGGAACTAAAGCTGCAGGGCTGTTGAAGGGAGGGGGTATGCCCAGTAATGAAGAATGTGGAATCCGCGATGTATGGGGGCATAACTTGGACGAAGAATTCCGAACGATTCGCCAAGTTGTGCAACAATTTCAGTACGTCGCTATGGATACGGAATTTCCTGGTGTTGTCGCTAGGCCCATAG GTGAGTTCAGAACAAGTGCCGACTACCAATATCAATTGTTGCGGTGCAACGTTGACCTTCTAAGGATCATACAACTCGGTCTCACGTTTCTGGACGAATCTGGTAACACACCTGGTGGCAGTTATACGACATGGCAATTCAACTTTAAATTCAATCTACA GGAGGACATGTACGCGCAGGACAGTATAGACATGTTGCAAAACAGCGGTATTCAATTCAAGAAACACGAAGAGGAAGGTATCGATCCTCTAGATTTCGCCGAGCTTCTTATGACCTCGGGGATAGTTCTTGTCGATGATATTAAATGGCTTTCTTTTCACTCTGGATATGACTTTGGATATTTACTGAAACTGCTCACTGATCAAAATTTACCTCAGGAAGAAAGCGAATTCTTTGAGCTTCTGAGGATATACTTTCCAACAGTTTATGACGTCAAA TATTTGATGAAGTCGTGCAAGAACTTGAAAGGTGGCTTACAAGAAGTCGCCGAACAACTGGAACTGCAACGTGTTGGACCGCAACATCAGGCAGGGTCAGATTCGCTACTAACTGGCATGGTATTCTTCAAAATGCGCGAG ATGTTTTTCGAGGACAATATCGACGATGCGAAATATTGCGGACATCTTTACGGCCTTGGTACGTCGTTCGTTGTCAACGGTTCTGGCGGTTATCTAGACAGTAACGGAGACAATTCATCTTCCTCGTAA